In the Sediminibacter sp. Hel_I_10 genome, one interval contains:
- a CDS encoding PAS domain S-box protein has protein sequence MSEHLLKDKLFENIFDNANGGISIVNPSGKWLRVNQSIVDLLGYTKEELYGMAFQDITHRDDLDTDLNHFDQMLRGEIESYKIEKRYFHKNGSIVWSHLSVSMVKDDLNKPLYFIAQIIDITAEKETALKNQLLMDIVRDKNDKLNNFADIATHDLRTHVGNLGSITEFMADEFDGINDSENFKMWTESLKNLKDTLNHLDAIRYNHPFNKINLSAISLYECVNQTIYNVTAIARKNDVNIISNVESGLYVLAIDAYLDSIILNFLTNAIKYRSDDRMSYIEVNSRMEDDFVILDISDNGQGIDLNVNSNKLFTLNGNFGDHEDSRGIGLFITKKHIESIGGKIEVESKLGKGSCFSVYLKKYSA, from the coding sequence ATGTCTGAACATCTTTTAAAGGATAAATTATTTGAAAACATATTTGACAATGCCAATGGCGGTATTTCTATAGTTAATCCATCTGGTAAGTGGTTGAGGGTGAATCAAAGCATTGTTGATTTGTTGGGTTACACTAAGGAAGAGCTTTATGGAATGGCATTTCAAGATATTACCCACCGTGATGATTTAGATACAGATCTAAATCATTTTGATCAAATGCTAAGAGGTGAGATTGAATCTTATAAAATTGAAAAGCGCTATTTTCATAAAAATGGTTCTATAGTATGGAGCCATTTGTCGGTTTCTATGGTAAAGGATGATCTAAACAAACCTCTTTACTTCATTGCACAAATTATAGATATTACTGCTGAGAAGGAGACTGCTTTAAAAAACCAGCTTCTCATGGATATCGTAAGGGATAAAAATGATAAGCTTAATAATTTTGCTGATATCGCTACTCATGATTTGAGAACCCACGTTGGAAACCTTGGTTCCATTACAGAATTTATGGCTGATGAATTTGATGGGATTAATGACAGTGAAAATTTTAAGATGTGGACCGAATCTCTCAAAAACTTAAAAGACACCTTAAATCATTTAGATGCCATTCGATATAATCACCCTTTTAATAAAATTAATTTAAGCGCCATTTCGCTTTACGAATGTGTAAATCAAACCATCTATAATGTCACCGCTATTGCGAGAAAAAACGATGTGAACATTATTAGCAATGTAGAAAGTGGGTTGTACGTACTTGCGATTGATGCTTATTTAGATAGTATTATTCTTAATTTTTTGACCAATGCTATTAAATATAGATCTGATGACCGAATGTCTTATATAGAAGTAAATTCTAGAATGGAGGATGATTTTGTGATTCTTGATATTTCAGATAATGGTCAAGGAATTGATTTGAACGTGAACTCAAATAAATTATTTACGTTGAATGGTAACTTTGGTGATCACGAAGACTCTCGCGGGATTGGTCTTTTTATTACAAAAAAACATATTGAAAGTATTGGAGGGAAAATTGAAGTAGAAAGTAAACTAGGTAAGGGCAGCTGCTTCTCCGTATATTTAAAGAAATATAGCGCATAG
- the proB gene encoding glutamate 5-kinase, whose protein sequence is MEPKRVVVKVGTNVLTNKDNRILGPILRELVRQISVLYERDIMVILVSSGSAIAGKEVLGDTRIKDPSVRRQVYSSVGQPRMMRHYYSIFHDYGMRCGQVLATKRDFDPGPHRENMINCYEGLLAEGVIPIANEDDATSLTMSMFSDNDELASLVAELLDADSLIILSDTDGLYTGHPDDDDSVKLSEVKGDQDVEKYVQASEKKEGEGRGGMESKLKIAKGTAKKNIPTYIADGKRHNVIVDILDGKDIGTKFIH, encoded by the coding sequence ATGGAACCAAAAAGAGTAGTAGTAAAAGTAGGCACAAATGTTTTAACCAATAAAGACAACAGAATTTTAGGTCCAATACTAAGAGAATTAGTTCGGCAGATATCTGTATTGTATGAGCGTGACATCATGGTTATCTTGGTATCATCTGGTTCTGCAATAGCAGGAAAAGAAGTACTGGGAGATACAAGAATTAAAGATCCATCTGTAAGACGTCAAGTATATTCTTCCGTAGGTCAACCTCGTATGATGCGTCATTATTACAGTATTTTTCATGATTATGGGATGCGTTGCGGTCAAGTACTTGCCACAAAAAGAGATTTCGATCCAGGACCTCACCGAGAAAATATGATCAATTGTTATGAGGGTTTATTGGCTGAAGGCGTAATTCCCATAGCTAATGAAGATGATGCAACCTCCCTAACCATGTCCATGTTTTCAGATAATGATGAGTTGGCCAGTTTGGTTGCCGAATTATTAGATGCAGATAGTTTGATCATTCTTTCTGACACAGACGGATTATATACTGGTCATCCAGATGATGATGATTCAGTAAAATTATCTGAGGTAAAAGGAGATCAAGATGTTGAAAAATACGTTCAAGCTTCTGAGAAAAAAGAAGGCGAAGGTAGAGGCGGAATGGAGTCTAAATTGAAGATTGCAAAAGGCACAGCAAAGAAAAATATTCCAACCTACATTGCAGATGGTAAAAGACATAATGTAATTGTTGATATTCTTGATGGTAAGGATATTGGAACAAAATTTATTCACTAA
- the fbaA gene encoding class II fructose-bisphosphate aldolase: MSHNIKAGVATGKEVQAIFNLAKEKGFALPAVNVIGSNTINGVLETAKTLNAPVIIQFSNGGAQFNAGKSLSNDDQKAAIVGAIAGAKHVHLLAEAYGVPVILHTDHCAKKLLPWIDGLLDASEAHFKETGKPLYSSHMIDLSEEPIEENIEICKTYLERMSKMGMTLEIELGITGGEEDGVDNSDVDDSKLYTQPEEVAYAYEELSKVSNQFTIAAAFGNVHGVYKPGNVKLTPKILKNSQEYLSKKHNLPHNHIDFVFHGGSGSTVEEIREAIGYGVIKMNIDTDMQYAFLSGVRDYIQDKKDYLQEQIGNPDGSDVPNKKYYDPRVWLRKGEDAFVARLKKAFEDLNNVDTL; encoded by the coding sequence ATGAGTCACAATATAAAAGCAGGTGTAGCCACAGGAAAAGAAGTTCAAGCTATTTTCAATTTAGCGAAAGAAAAAGGGTTTGCCTTACCAGCGGTAAATGTAATTGGATCTAATACCATCAACGGTGTTTTAGAAACGGCAAAGACGTTAAACGCTCCTGTTATCATACAGTTCTCAAATGGAGGCGCACAGTTTAATGCAGGAAAGAGCTTAAGTAATGACGACCAAAAGGCAGCTATTGTTGGTGCCATTGCAGGTGCTAAGCACGTTCATTTATTGGCCGAAGCTTACGGCGTACCTGTAATTTTACATACAGACCACTGCGCAAAAAAATTATTGCCTTGGATAGATGGATTGTTGGATGCTAGTGAAGCACATTTCAAAGAAACCGGCAAGCCGCTTTACAGTTCTCACATGATTGATCTTTCCGAAGAACCAATAGAAGAGAACATTGAAATTTGCAAGACGTATTTAGAGCGTATGAGCAAAATGGGAATGACTTTAGAGATTGAATTAGGAATCACTGGCGGTGAAGAAGATGGCGTTGACAATAGTGATGTTGATGATTCTAAATTATATACACAACCAGAAGAAGTTGCTTATGCTTATGAAGAATTAAGCAAAGTAAGTAATCAATTTACAATAGCTGCTGCCTTTGGAAATGTGCATGGAGTGTATAAGCCAGGAAATGTAAAATTGACTCCGAAAATTTTAAAGAACTCTCAAGAATATCTTTCTAAAAAACATAATCTTCCACACAATCATATTGATTTTGTATTTCACGGTGGATCTGGTTCAACTGTAGAAGAAATAAGAGAAGCTATAGGCTACGGTGTGATCAAAATGAACATTGATACCGATATGCAATATGCTTTTTTATCAGGTGTTAGAGATTATATTCAAGATAAAAAGGATTATTTGCAAGAGCAAATTGGTAATCCTGATGGATCTGATGTCCCTAACAAAAAGTATTATGACCCTAGAGTTTGGTTACGTAAAGGAGAAGATGCCTTTGTAGCGCGTTTGAAAAAAGCGTTTGAAGATCTTAATAATGTTGATACACTATAA
- a CDS encoding glutamate-5-semialdehyde dehydrogenase has translation MKLLSSDIKDKVLKSMISIIDKRRDAILEANKKDLDAFDKDDQALYDRLVVNDAKIDGMIRAIEEVKAQEDPVGNEISNLTLDSGLKITNKTAPFGTIMIIYESRPDVTIEAAVLAFKANNKILLKGGKEALNSNIVLEKCWHDALEKNGLSKDWIKLLHLKREETQAFLKNPTEKLDLIVPRGGERLIKFVKDNATCAVLISGRGNNFLYVAKDADWLKTVKVIINAKTDKISGCNALDKVLIDKNIPGYQSKVRELESILKKLKVELVVDKHIGDILPDENQISNEDIWYEEFLAMKLLIAEIDGEDAAIEAINKFSGGHSASILTEDKVLAQKFMEQVDSAAVYHNASTRFTDGGQMGVGAELAISTDKLHHRGPLGLKQLVTNKYYIYGDGHVRV, from the coding sequence ATGAAGCTATTAAGTTCAGATATAAAAGATAAAGTCCTAAAATCAATGATTTCTATTATTGATAAAAGACGCGATGCTATTTTAGAAGCAAATAAAAAAGATTTAGATGCTTTTGACAAAGATGATCAAGCACTATATGATCGACTTGTCGTGAATGATGCCAAAATTGATGGTATGATTAGGGCTATAGAAGAAGTCAAGGCCCAAGAAGATCCTGTAGGCAATGAGATTTCAAACCTTACATTAGACAGCGGTTTAAAAATCACTAATAAAACCGCACCATTTGGGACCATAATGATTATTTATGAATCTCGCCCAGATGTGACTATAGAAGCTGCTGTTTTAGCTTTTAAAGCGAACAATAAGATTTTATTAAAAGGCGGTAAAGAAGCTCTAAATAGTAATATTGTGCTTGAAAAATGCTGGCATGATGCTTTAGAGAAAAATGGATTATCCAAAGACTGGATTAAGTTGTTACACCTCAAGCGTGAAGAAACCCAGGCATTTCTGAAGAATCCTACTGAGAAATTAGATTTAATTGTTCCTAGAGGAGGCGAAAGATTGATAAAATTTGTAAAAGATAATGCTACTTGCGCTGTATTAATTAGTGGTCGTGGTAATAACTTCCTATATGTTGCCAAAGATGCAGATTGGCTAAAAACAGTCAAGGTCATTATCAATGCCAAGACCGATAAAATTTCGGGTTGTAATGCTTTAGATAAAGTATTAATTGATAAAAACATTCCTGGATACCAAAGTAAAGTAAGGGAATTGGAATCTATCTTGAAAAAACTCAAAGTTGAGTTGGTTGTAGATAAGCATATAGGCGACATTCTTCCAGATGAAAATCAGATTTCTAATGAAGACATTTGGTACGAGGAATTTTTAGCAATGAAATTGCTAATTGCCGAAATTGATGGTGAAGATGCTGCTATTGAAGCCATCAACAAATTCTCAGGCGGACATTCAGCCTCCATCCTTACAGAAGATAAAGTATTGGCTCAAAAATTCATGGAGCAAGTTGACAGTGCTGCTGTATACCATAATGCCTCCACACGTTTCACAGATGGCGGACAAATGGGTGTTGGTGCCGAATTAGCAATAAGTACCGACAAACTGCACCATAGAGGGCCGTTAGGCTTAAAACAACTCGTTACTAATAAATACTATATATATGGTGACGGACATGTGAGAGTTTAA
- a CDS encoding glycosyltransferase family 2 protein: MISNETPSTKPNPDSETALNTRSNQDRSSYYQNKHNLSDKITTPWGITVILSSFALMIGAIYLAFTFQNDFEQLNLERMNSVWGLTFMAIAAGLFAFKASFFVYMLYRYFKYKAIPSVTDNELPTCTVIVPAYNESKQVYDTLMSLADSDFPEQKLQLISIDDGSKDDTWKWMQAAKKRLGDRLEIYQQPSNQGKRHALYRGFNLGTGDVYVTVDSDSIVKTDTLRKLVSPFVIDAQCGAVAGNIRVLNNKKAMLPRMLDVSFVLSFEFVRSAESTLKSVLCTPGALAAYRSTAVHNCLQDWINQTFMGQPSDIGEDRAMTNMILKQGKHVLFQRNAVAYTNVPEQYRGLYKMFIRWGRSNVRENIEMSKYVFTNFREGAKSGTRLLFLSQSFKIIMSYPFVLFMLFFVITHPVLFFSSTLVSILILSSFSVVFYSNRYEIKEAIWAYSYSILYTFGLFWITPYAIATASRRGWLTRGLAEKR, translated from the coding sequence ATGATTTCAAATGAAACTCCCTCAACCAAACCGAATCCAGATTCGGAAACCGCATTAAACACTAGATCTAACCAAGATCGTTCTTCATATTATCAAAACAAACATAATCTTTCAGATAAAATAACGACCCCATGGGGCATCACTGTTATATTAAGCTCTTTTGCACTCATGATTGGTGCCATCTATCTCGCGTTTACATTTCAAAATGACTTTGAGCAATTAAATTTAGAACGTATGAATTCTGTATGGGGATTAACGTTTATGGCCATTGCTGCAGGGTTATTTGCTTTTAAAGCCAGTTTTTTTGTCTATATGCTTTATCGCTATTTTAAATATAAAGCCATTCCATCTGTAACAGATAACGAGCTACCCACCTGTACTGTAATTGTACCAGCTTATAACGAGAGCAAACAAGTGTATGATACATTGATGAGTTTAGCAGATAGCGACTTCCCCGAACAAAAATTACAGTTGATCTCTATAGATGACGGCAGTAAAGATGATACATGGAAATGGATGCAGGCTGCTAAAAAGCGTTTAGGTGATCGTTTAGAGATTTATCAACAGCCTTCCAACCAAGGAAAAAGACATGCTTTATACCGTGGATTCAACTTGGGAACCGGAGATGTCTATGTAACTGTAGATAGTGACTCCATTGTAAAGACCGATACGCTTAGAAAATTGGTTAGCCCGTTTGTTATTGATGCACAATGTGGAGCAGTTGCCGGTAACATTAGAGTTTTAAACAATAAAAAGGCCATGTTGCCACGAATGCTGGATGTGAGTTTTGTTTTAAGTTTTGAGTTTGTTCGTTCTGCAGAAAGCACATTAAAATCGGTATTATGTACGCCAGGCGCATTAGCTGCTTATAGGAGCACTGCGGTACACAACTGTTTGCAAGATTGGATCAATCAAACGTTTATGGGGCAACCTTCTGACATTGGTGAAGATCGAGCAATGACCAACATGATCTTAAAACAAGGAAAACACGTATTGTTTCAAAGGAACGCCGTTGCCTATACTAATGTGCCAGAGCAATACCGAGGTTTATACAAAATGTTCATTAGATGGGGTCGTAGTAATGTTCGTGAAAATATTGAAATGTCAAAGTATGTCTTCACTAATTTTAGAGAAGGCGCAAAATCAGGAACGCGTTTATTGTTTTTAAGCCAGTCGTTTAAAATCATCATGAGTTACCCATTTGTATTGTTCATGCTGTTCTTTGTGATCACCCATCCTGTGCTATTTTTCAGTTCAACACTAGTAAGTATTTTAATTCTATCTTCGTTTTCAGTGGTATTTTATTCTAATCGCTATGAAATCAAAGAAGCTATTTGGGCATACTCATACAGCATACTTTACACTTTTGGATTATTTTGGATTACACCTTATGCTATTGCTACGGCCAGCAGAAGAGGCTGGTTGACTCGCGGATTAGCTGAAAAAAGGTAA
- a CDS encoding polyribonucleotide nucleotidyltransferase gives MIPKTFKEVIDLGDGREISIETGKLAKQAHGSVVVQSGKCMLLCTVVSNYKQSDVDFLPLTVDYREKFAAAGRYPGGFFKREARPSDGEVLTMRLVDRVLRPLFPKDYHAETQVMIQLMSHDPEVMPDAMAGLAASAAIQLSDFPFECAISEARVGRVNGEFIINPTFAQLEESDIDMMIGASADSVMMVEGEMHEISEEEMAEAIKFAHEHIKTQCAAQVRLAEAFGKKAVREYEGEREDKDLEQKVHDMAYDKVYAIAKAGSAKHERSDAFQKIKEDIKATFSEEELEDYGGLVSDYYRKAEKAAIRDLTLEEGLRLDGRKTDEIRPIWCEVDYLPSTHGSAIFTRGETQALATVTLGTSRDANQIDMPSQEGEERFYLHYNFPPFCTGEARPIRGTSRREVGHGNLAQRALKNMIPADCPYTVRVVSEVLESNGSSSMATVCSGTMALMDAGVQMIKPVSGIAMGLISDAVSGKYAVLSDILGDEDHLGDMDFKVTGTADGITACQMDIKVKGLSYEILVNALQQARAGRLHILEKLTDTIATPNADVKEHAPTMVTRRVPNEFIGALIGPGGKVIQEMQKETETTIVINEDPVTEEGIVEILGVGKKGIEAVMARIDAILFKPEVGSVYEVKVIKMLDFGAVVEYLDAPGNEVLLHVSELAWERTENVSDVVNMGDVFDVKYFGVDSRTRKEKVSRKAILPKPEGFKERPPRDNSRDSRSGGRDNNRGRDNRGRDNRRDDRKPREDRNDD, from the coding sequence ATGATTCCAAAAACATTCAAAGAGGTTATTGACCTTGGTGACGGTAGGGAAATTTCTATCGAAACCGGAAAATTAGCAAAACAGGCACACGGTTCTGTTGTTGTTCAATCGGGAAAATGTATGTTATTATGTACAGTAGTTTCCAATTACAAACAAAGTGATGTGGACTTTCTTCCACTTACGGTAGATTACCGTGAAAAATTTGCGGCTGCTGGTCGTTACCCAGGAGGTTTCTTCAAAAGAGAAGCTAGACCTAGTGATGGTGAAGTATTGACCATGCGTTTAGTGGACAGAGTTTTACGTCCGCTTTTCCCAAAAGATTATCATGCTGAAACGCAGGTAATGATTCAGTTAATGTCTCATGATCCAGAGGTAATGCCAGATGCAATGGCAGGATTAGCTGCTTCTGCTGCTATTCAATTATCAGATTTCCCATTTGAATGTGCAATCTCTGAAGCAAGAGTTGGTCGTGTTAATGGAGAATTCATTATTAATCCAACGTTTGCTCAATTAGAAGAGTCAGATATTGATATGATGATTGGTGCTTCTGCAGATTCAGTAATGATGGTAGAGGGTGAAATGCATGAAATTTCTGAAGAAGAAATGGCAGAAGCCATCAAATTCGCTCACGAGCATATTAAAACGCAATGTGCTGCTCAAGTAAGATTAGCAGAAGCCTTCGGAAAGAAAGCTGTACGTGAATACGAAGGAGAAAGAGAAGACAAAGATTTAGAGCAGAAGGTACATGACATGGCTTACGATAAAGTGTATGCTATTGCAAAAGCTGGATCTGCTAAGCATGAAAGAAGTGATGCATTTCAAAAAATAAAAGAAGATATTAAAGCTACATTTTCTGAAGAGGAATTAGAGGATTATGGCGGATTAGTATCTGATTATTATAGAAAAGCCGAAAAAGCTGCTATTAGAGATTTAACATTAGAGGAAGGTTTACGTTTAGATGGTCGTAAGACTGATGAAATTAGACCAATTTGGTGTGAGGTTGATTACTTACCATCAACGCACGGTTCTGCCATATTTACACGTGGAGAAACGCAAGCGTTAGCAACTGTAACTTTAGGTACTTCAAGAGATGCCAATCAAATAGATATGCCATCTCAAGAAGGCGAAGAGCGTTTCTATTTACACTACAACTTCCCTCCTTTCTGTACAGGTGAAGCAAGACCAATTCGTGGCACATCACGTCGTGAAGTTGGGCATGGTAACTTAGCACAACGTGCTTTAAAAAATATGATTCCTGCAGATTGTCCTTACACAGTAAGAGTGGTTTCTGAAGTTTTAGAATCTAATGGTTCGTCTTCTATGGCAACGGTTTGTTCTGGTACAATGGCCCTTATGGATGCAGGTGTTCAAATGATAAAGCCAGTTTCTGGTATTGCTATGGGATTAATCTCTGACGCAGTATCTGGGAAATATGCTGTATTATCTGATATTTTAGGTGATGAAGATCATTTAGGAGATATGGATTTTAAAGTGACTGGTACTGCAGATGGTATCACGGCTTGCCAAATGGATATCAAAGTAAAAGGATTATCATACGAGATACTAGTAAATGCTTTACAACAGGCGAGAGCTGGTCGTTTACATATCTTAGAAAAATTGACAGATACAATTGCTACTCCTAATGCTGATGTTAAAGAACATGCGCCTACAATGGTAACAAGACGTGTTCCTAACGAATTTATCGGAGCCTTAATTGGGCCTGGTGGAAAAGTGATTCAGGAAATGCAAAAGGAAACTGAGACGACTATCGTTATTAACGAAGATCCAGTAACCGAAGAAGGTATTGTTGAAATTTTAGGTGTTGGCAAAAAAGGTATCGAAGCTGTAATGGCAAGAATTGATGCTATTTTGTTTAAGCCTGAAGTGGGTAGCGTTTACGAAGTAAAAGTGATCAAAATGTTAGATTTTGGTGCTGTAGTTGAATATTTGGATGCTCCTGGCAACGAAGTATTGCTTCACGTATCTGAATTGGCATGGGAACGCACTGAGAATGTATCGGACGTTGTAAATATGGGCGATGTATTTGATGTGAAATACTTTGGTGTGGATTCTAGAACCCGCAAAGAAAAGGTATCTCGTAAGGCTATCTTACCAAAACCAGAAGGTTTTAAAGAAAGACCTCCAAGAGATAACAGTAGAGATAGTCGCAGCGGTGGACGTGACAACAACAGAGGTAGAGATAATCGCGGGCGTGACAACCGTCGTGATGATCGCAAACCTAGAGAAGACAGAAACGACGACTAA
- the accD gene encoding acetyl-CoA carboxylase, carboxyltransferase subunit beta, translated as MSWFKRKEKGITTTTEEKKDTPKGLWYKSPTGKVIDTEELEKNFYVSPEDGYHVRIGSNEYFEMLFDDNKYKEFDKGLTSKDPLKFEDTKKYPDRLKAAQDKTNLKDAVRTGVGKSKGKDLVIACMDFSFIGGSMGSVVGEKIARAADYSLKNNIPFMIISKSGGARMMEAALSLMQLAKTSVKLAQLANAGIPYISLCTDPTTGGTTASFAMLGDINISEPGALIGFAGPRVVKDTTGQELPEGFQTSEFLLEHGFLDFITHRKHLKDKINLYIDLISNHPVRA; from the coding sequence ATGTCTTGGTTTAAAAGAAAAGAAAAAGGAATTACCACAACCACCGAAGAAAAAAAGGACACCCCTAAAGGTCTTTGGTATAAGAGTCCGACTGGAAAAGTAATAGATACAGAAGAACTCGAAAAAAACTTCTACGTGAGTCCAGAAGATGGTTATCACGTTAGAATTGGAAGTAATGAGTATTTTGAAATGTTGTTTGACGACAATAAATATAAAGAATTTGATAAAGGTCTTACTTCAAAGGATCCATTGAAGTTTGAGGACACCAAAAAATATCCAGACCGCTTAAAAGCGGCTCAGGATAAAACAAATTTAAAAGACGCTGTACGCACTGGTGTAGGCAAATCTAAAGGTAAAGATCTCGTGATTGCTTGTATGGACTTTAGTTTTATTGGAGGGTCTATGGGTAGTGTTGTTGGAGAGAAAATTGCTAGAGCAGCAGATTATTCTTTGAAGAACAACATTCCTTTTATGATCATTTCTAAGTCTGGAGGAGCCCGTATGATGGAGGCTGCGCTTTCGCTTATGCAATTAGCTAAAACTTCGGTAAAGCTTGCACAATTAGCAAATGCAGGAATCCCTTACATCTCCCTATGTACAGACCCAACAACAGGTGGTACTACCGCATCATTTGCCATGTTAGGAGATATCAATATTAGTGAGCCGGGTGCATTGATTGGTTTTGCTGGTCCACGTGTAGTAAAAGACACCACAGGTCAAGAACTTCCTGAAGGATTTCAAACTTCAGAATTTCTATTAGAACATGGTTTTTTAGATTTTATTACGCATAGAAAACATTTGAAAGACAAGATTAACTTATATATCGATTTGATAAGCAATCATCCTGTTAGAGCTTAA
- the proC gene encoding pyrroline-5-carboxylate reductase has product MKVLVIGAGNMGLTYSEGMASSPLLSKQKLKIFDTDPKKIETLRKDGRFDVYESLEDCLPKADIVFVAVKPYHSEDLFSKMKPMINNGQIIVSLMAGVTLGTIQDKLSIDKVIRTMPNLPAQVGKGVTSYTESESVSKIELIMVRNLLDTTGTSIHVMTEKFIDASTGISGSGPAYVFYFMQSMLEAALKMGFSDYDSKVLVSSTFEGAIELFNQNDISPKSWIDKVASKGGTTQAAIDSMDDNNVKELIKDAAYAAFDRAVELGKK; this is encoded by the coding sequence ATGAAAGTATTAGTAATTGGAGCCGGAAACATGGGATTAACCTATTCTGAAGGCATGGCAAGCTCACCACTATTGAGCAAACAAAAGCTTAAAATTTTTGATACAGATCCTAAAAAAATCGAAACCCTCCGAAAAGATGGACGATTTGATGTGTATGAAAGTCTTGAGGATTGCCTTCCTAAAGCTGACATCGTATTTGTAGCCGTAAAACCTTATCATAGTGAAGACCTGTTTTCTAAAATGAAGCCGATGATCAACAATGGTCAAATTATAGTTTCTCTTATGGCAGGAGTAACATTAGGTACAATCCAAGATAAGTTAAGTATTGACAAGGTCATTAGAACAATGCCTAATTTACCAGCACAAGTTGGTAAAGGCGTCACATCATATACAGAGTCAGAAAGCGTCTCTAAAATAGAGCTTATTATGGTTCGTAACCTTTTGGATACAACTGGTACTTCCATTCATGTGATGACTGAAAAATTTATTGATGCCTCTACAGGAATCTCTGGTAGTGGTCCAGCATATGTGTTCTATTTCATGCAATCTATGCTTGAAGCTGCATTAAAAATGGGCTTTTCAGACTATGATTCTAAAGTGCTTGTGAGTAGTACTTTTGAGGGTGCTATAGAGTTGTTCAATCAGAACGATATTTCACCAAAATCATGGATTGATAAAGTAGCATCTAAAGGAGGCACAACCCAAGCAGCCATTGATTCGATGGATGATAATAACGTAAAAGAACTCATTAAAGATGCAGCATATGCCGCATTTGATAGAGCTGTAGAATTAGGAAAAAAATAA
- the rpsO gene encoding 30S ribosomal protein S15, which produces MYLDQKEKEAIFKKHGKDAKDTGTAEGQIALFTYRINHLTGHLKNNRKDYNTERSLVKLVGKRRSLLDYLIKKDILRYRAIVKELGLRK; this is translated from the coding sequence ATGTATTTAGATCAAAAAGAAAAAGAGGCCATCTTTAAAAAACATGGTAAAGACGCAAAAGATACTGGCACTGCCGAAGGACAAATTGCTCTTTTCACTTACAGAATCAACCATTTAACAGGACACTTAAAAAACAATCGTAAAGATTACAATACAGAGCGTTCGTTAGTAAAATTAGTTGGTAAGCGTAGGTCTTTATTAGACTACCTCATCAAAAAAGATATCTTAAGATATCGTGCCATCGTTAAAGAATTAGGATTAAGAAAATAA